The genome window GAAGAGGTGGGGGAACCGCTGTTTGTTCGCGATGGTCGGGCGGTGAAATTGACCGAAGCGGGCTTCAATCTGTTCGACACGGCTGTTGAAATCCTGATGCTGAGGCGCAAGCTGGAAGAAAAAACCGTGCCGCTTCCTGCTGCGGTCAACGGCTCCTTGCGGATCGGCACCAGTTCGTCAGCGACCGCTTATCTGTGGGCATCAATGTATCAGGCCTTCGCCGACACCTACCCGAATGTGGATCTCGATGTGCGCACCACACTGCACACGGTGACGACCGTCGATCAGATTCTCTCGGGTGAGCTCGATATCGGATTTCTTCCCTTCCCACTCAGCGACCCGCGCCTTGAGGGCTATCATCTTGCCAACCATGAGGCGCTGCTGGTATCCCATCCGGCTCATCCACTGGCGAAGAAGCAGCAGATTTCGAAACGCGACCTGCAGAATGAACGCTTCATCCTGTTCAAGGACGGCATGAACTTCCGCGCCGTGTCGGACTATTTCTTCCGCACGATGGGGTTCGAGCCCCAGGTGGTGCTCCAATCCAACGATACCAATCTCATCCGCGCCATGGTTCAGGTGGGGTTC of uncultured Cohaesibacter sp. contains these proteins:
- a CDS encoding LysR family transcriptional regulator is translated as MEFRHLEAFVSAAERESFTRAADHMHLTQSAVSQLIRKLEEEVGEPLFVRDGRAVKLTEAGFNLFDTAVEILMLRRKLEEKTVPLPAAVNGSLRIGTSSSATAYLWASMYQAFADTYPNVDLDVRTTLHTVTTVDQILSGELDIGFLPFPLSDPRLEGYHLANHEALLVSHPAHPLAKKQQISKRDLQNERFILFKDGMNFRAVSDYFFRTMGFEPQVVLQSNDTNLIRAMVQVGFGIAFLPDWGLQRELKEGQLVRLPVQDMELYEEIGLAYLRRGICLAAAEFMKFAGANRHLIPDIALKDLPQNWKHFSLR